One part of the Fusobacterium pseudoperiodonticum genome encodes these proteins:
- a CDS encoding DKNYY domain-containing protein has translation MKVNNQKNANIMIKAAVLSAIILIFLCFIVIFYVAFSGDNTSEIQENGERYGTSDFYKYKDKIYALVYGNGLLEVEGVDIPTFKVFDTEANNGNVAYDKNRVYFGNIAVSDLDTDKLYYVGNNYYSDGTNSYFCSTSSEYNEELSAKSTIIQNISHFFFKTKRPQYYFYPYKKLETNKRLEKVEELKNSATDGEEVYYAGEKLVNADIYTIKTIEDALFYFADKENVYYKSKLLSFKNNGKLKVFHENDYNVYYLYDEESKNVYANDYLFETVNAPYKVVGVDGTHHFSLLFISKDGVYFYDPLKRKQERIGDNIFKGEIKEIYPDIFSDDENVYYLDVYEDWASRSGNNPFSLMKKPLNGQLISRNTRIRYLDKKTAWENDWKKVADINFGGDGSIWKKGNKYYYFDIYGFNQNINRTIYEIVDKEVLDYLLNFSNLKDGYSINLANKIRDFISEKKLIAFNGEVIMTATIHFIEDPYAYSIPKIIFISIAFLIGLYARYRFDIANFLKKRKKSKFSKK, from the coding sequence ATGAAAGTGAATAATCAAAAAAATGCTAATATAATGATAAAAGCTGCTGTACTTTCAGCAATAATACTTATTTTCTTATGTTTTATAGTTATATTTTATGTTGCTTTTTCTGGTGATAATACTTCTGAAATTCAGGAGAATGGTGAAAGATATGGGACAAGTGATTTCTATAAGTATAAAGATAAAATCTATGCTTTAGTTTATGGGAATGGATTGTTAGAAGTTGAAGGAGTAGATATTCCTACTTTCAAAGTCTTCGATACAGAAGCTAATAATGGAAATGTAGCTTATGATAAAAATAGAGTTTATTTTGGAAATATTGCAGTTTCAGATTTAGATACAGATAAATTGTATTATGTAGGAAATAATTATTATAGTGATGGTACTAATAGTTATTTTTGCTCAACATCTTCAGAGTACAATGAAGAGTTATCAGCCAAAAGTACAATTATACAGAATATATCTCACTTTTTCTTTAAAACAAAAAGACCTCAATACTATTTTTATCCATATAAAAAATTAGAGACTAATAAAAGATTAGAAAAAGTGGAAGAATTAAAAAATTCTGCAACTGATGGTGAAGAAGTATATTATGCTGGTGAAAAGCTAGTTAATGCAGATATCTATACAATAAAAACAATTGAAGATGCATTATTTTATTTTGCTGATAAAGAAAATGTTTATTATAAATCTAAACTTTTATCATTTAAAAATAACGGAAAATTAAAAGTATTTCACGAGAATGATTACAATGTCTACTATCTTTATGATGAGGAAAGTAAGAATGTTTATGCAAATGACTATCTTTTTGAAACAGTAAATGCTCCTTATAAAGTTGTTGGAGTTGATGGAACACATCACTTTAGTTTACTTTTTATAAGTAAGGATGGAGTTTATTTTTATGACCCACTTAAGAGAAAACAAGAAAGAATAGGGGATAATATTTTTAAAGGTGAAATTAAAGAAATTTATCCAGATATATTTTCTGATGATGAAAATGTTTACTATTTAGATGTATATGAAGACTGGGCAAGCAGGTCAGGCAATAATCCTTTTTCATTGATGAAAAAACCTTTAAATGGTCAACTAATCTCAAGAAACACTAGAATACGTTATCTTGATAAAAAAACTGCTTGGGAAAATGATTGGAAAAAAGTAGCTGATATCAATTTTGGTGGAGATGGAAGTATATGGAAAAAAGGAAATAAATATTACTATTTTGATATTTATGGTTTTAATCAAAATATAAATAGAACTATTTATGAAATTGTTGATAAAGAAGTTCTTGACTATTTATTGAATTTTTCAAACTTAAAAGATGGATATTCTATAAACTTAGCAAATAAAATAAGAGATTTTATATCTGAAAAAAAATTAATAGCCTTTAATGGCGAAGTTATAATGACAGCTACTATCCATTTTATTGAAGATCCTTATGCCTATAGTATTCCAAAAATTATTTTTATTTCTATCGCTTTTTTAATTGGATTATATGCAAGATATAGATTTGATATTGCAAACTTTTTAAAAAAACGAAAAAAATCTAAATTTTCCAAGAAATAA
- a CDS encoding GNAT family N-acetyltransferase — translation MNAEINISNVILETERLILRAWKITDLDDLFEYASINGVGEKAGWEHHKSKDESLEILKMFINEKKVFAIVLKENQKVIGSIGVEECRQDLDKNLENLLGRELGYVLSKDYWNKGIMTEAVLKVIEYCFKILKLNYLIATYFNYNIESKKVLEKLNFKFYKDIIIETRYNTKEESALMLLIDRGLK, via the coding sequence ATGAATGCAGAAATTAATATAAGTAATGTAATATTGGAAACAGAAAGATTAATTCTTCGTGCCTGGAAAATTACAGATTTAGATGATTTGTTTGAATATGCTTCTATAAATGGTGTAGGTGAAAAAGCAGGTTGGGAACATCACAAAAGTAAAGATGAAAGTTTAGAAATACTTAAAATGTTTATAAATGAAAAAAAAGTTTTTGCTATTGTTTTAAAAGAAAATCAAAAAGTTATTGGTTCTATTGGTGTAGAAGAATGTAGACAAGATTTGGATAAGAATTTAGAAAATTTACTTGGGAGAGAATTAGGTTATGTATTAAGTAAAGATTATTGGAACAAGGGGATAATGACAGAAGCTGTTTTAAAAGTTATTGAATATTGTTTTAAAATATTAAAATTAAATTACCTAATAGCAACATATTTTAATTATAATATTGAGTCAAAAAAAGTTTTAGAAAAATTAAATTTTAAATTCTATAAAGATATTATTATAGAGACAAGATATAACACTAAAGAAGAATCAGCTTTAATGCTTTTAATTGATAGAGGTTTAAAATGA